One window from the genome of Saccharomyces mikatae IFO 1815 strain IFO1815 genome assembly, chromosome: 2 encodes:
- the EXO84 gene encoding exocyst subunit EXO84 (similar to Saccharomyces cerevisiae EXO84 (YBR102C); ancestral locus Anc_3.343) — MVEFSLKKARNNWKHVKMSASSPAKQKAPPSPAKPKQKNKKNPYSDLKDSATSYTLPTINARERNRVATSMQRRLSIHNTNYAPPTLDYSMPLPDMPNMTIPNDNMNNSHNNSSFTTENESASSTGLSNNLNVSITDASLNESSYDKVPARSVMRSTIMPSSSNDLFSNSMSLRKVLANPRFNAKDFVHDKLGNASAITIDKFTSNLTDLSIQVQEEVKLNINKSYNEIMTVNNDLNIAMLELKRVRTNINDLNEILNQYTKIAEKRLQLQKQINKERQDNSNKAESHIGSPALLPPLKAGQNENFTKRDRSSVFILEKFWDTELDELFKNVEGAQKFINSTKGRHILMNSVNWIELNTTTGKPLQMVQIFILNDLVLIADKSRDKQNDFIVSQCYPLKDVTVTREEFSSKRLIFKFSNSNSSLYECREADECSKLLDVIRKAKDDLCDIFHVEEENSKRIRESFRYLQSTQQTPGRENNRSPNKNKRRSMGASITPGRNITGAMDQYLLQNLTLSMHSRPRSRDMSSTAQRLRFLDDGVEEIDIELARLKFETAVETLLDIESQLEELFERISDEELMLHNLISLKIEQRRHAISSKISQSILSSNEILHLKTGTENMIKLGLPEQALDLFLQNRSNFIQDLILQIGSVDNPTNYLTQLAVIRFQTIKKTVEDFRDIFKMLGGKISSILVDWCSEEVDNHFKLIDKQLLNDEMLSPSSIKSSRRQIDGLKAVGLDFVYKLDEFIKKNSDKIR, encoded by the coding sequence ATGGtagaattttctttgaagaaggcCAGAAACAATTGGAAACATGTAAAAATGTCTGCGAGTTCTCCTGCAAAGCAAAAGGCTCCTCCATCACCTGCTAAGCCCaagcaaaaaaacaaaaaaaacccTTATAGTGATCTCAAGGACTCTGCTACTAGCTATACATTACCAACCATCAATGCGAGGGAGAGAAATCGGGTAGCTACTTCAATGCAAAGAAGGCTATCGATTCATAATACAAATTATGCTCCCCCAACATTAGATTATTCAATGCCCCTACCTGATATGCCAAACATGACAATCCCAAATGATAATATGAATAACAGTCATAATAATAGCAGCTTTACTACAGAGAATGAATCGGCCAGTTCTACAGGCCTTTCCAACAACCTAAACGTTTCAATTACTGATGCCTCCCTAAATGAGAGCTCCTATGACAAGGTTCCTGCTAGATCGGTCATGAGAAGTACTATAATGCCTTCTAGCAGTAACGATCTTTTCAGTAATAGCATGTCGCTAAGGAAAGTGTTGGCAAACCCACGTTTTAATGCTAAAGATTTTGTTCATGACAAGTTAGGCAACGCGAGTGCTATTACTATTGACAAATTTACGTCAAATTTGACCGATTTATCCATACAGGttcaagaagaagtaaAGTTGAACATTAATAAATCATATAACGAAATTATGACGGTGAACAACGACCTAAATATTGCCATGTTGGAGCTGAAAAGAGTTAGgacaaatataaatgaCCTAAACGAGATTCTGAATCAATACACAAAAATAGCTGAAAAAAGGTTACAAttacaaaaacaaataaataaGGAGAGGCAAGATAATTCCAATAAAGCGGAAAGTCATATTGGCAGTCCAGCGTTGCTTCCTCCTTTAAAAGCAGGAcagaatgaaaattttacGAAAAGGGACAGATCGAGCGTCTTTATATTGGAGAAATTTTGGGATACTGAACTAGACGaattatttaaaaatgtCGAGGGTGCTCAGAAATTTATTAATTCAACGAAAGGAAGGCATATTTTAATGAATAGTGTAAATTGGATTGAATTGAACACTACCACTGGTAAACCTTTACAAATGGTACagattttcattttaaaTGATTTGGTACTTATCGCTGACAAATCAAGAGATAAACAGAATGACTTCATAGTAAGCCAATGTTATCCTTTAAAGGATGTTACCGTCACAAGAGAAGAGTTTTCCAGTAAGAGGCTTATTTTTAAGTTCAGCAATTCGAATTCAAGTTTGTACGAATGTAGAGAGGCAGATGAATGCTCTAAGTTATTGGATGTGATAAGAAAGGCCAAGGATGATCTATGTGACATTTTTCatgtagaagaagagaactCTAAACGTATTAGAGAATCTTTTAGATATTTACAGTCTACACAACAAACTCCAGGTAGAGAAAACAATAGAAGcccaaacaaaaataaaaggcGGAGTATGGGGGCTTCAATCACCCCTGGCCGGAATATAACAGGCGCGATGGATCAATATCTTTTGCAGAACCTAACACTATCAATGCATTCGAGACCAAGATCAAGGGATATGAGCTCTACTGCTCAGAGGCTTAGATTTCTAGATGATGGCGTGGAAGAGATAGATATTGAATTAGCTAGActcaaatttgaaactgCTGTAGAAACATTATTGGATATCGAATCACAACTGGAGGAACTCTTCGAGAGAATTTCTGATGAAGAGTTAATGTTACATAATCTcatatctttgaaaattgaacaaagacGACATGCCATCTCCAGCAAAATTTCTCAGAGTATCTTGTCATCAAATGAAATATTGCATTTGAAAACTGGTACTGAAAACATGATTAAGTTGGGATTGCCTGAACAAGCCCTCGATCTTTTCTTACAGAATAGATCCAATTTTATTCAAGATCTAATTTTACAAATCGGGTCAGTGGACAACCCCACGAACTATTTGACTCAGTTAGCTGTTATTAGGTTTCAAACCATCAAAAAAACGGTGGAAGACTTCCGGGATATCTTCAAGATGCTTGGCGGTAAGATTTCGTCCATTCTAGTAGATTGGTGTAGTGAAGAAGTGGATAACCATTTTAAATTGATAGATAAGCAACTACTAAACGACGAAATGCTATCGCCAAGTTCTATTAAGTCATCCAGAAGGCAAATAGATGGATTGAAAGCAGTTGGGCTGGATTTTGTCTACAAATTAGAcgaatttatcaaaaagaacAGTGATAAAATCCGTTGA
- the FES1 gene encoding Hsp70 nucleotide exchange factor FES1 (similar to Saccharomyces cerevisiae FES1 (YBR101C); ancestral locus Anc_3.342) → MEKLLQWSIANSQGDKEAMARAGQPDPKLLQQLFGGGGPDDPTLMKESMAVITNPEVDLETKLVAFDNFEMLIENLDNANNIENLKLWEPLLDILVETKEEELRAAALSVIGTAVQNNLNSQNNFMKYDNGLRSLIEIASEKTKPFDVRTKAFYALSNLIRNHKNISEEFFKLSGLDCIAPVLNDPTITPKLKMRAVALLTAFLSSVDIDENLINVLRKDGVVESTIECLSDESNLNIIDRVLSFLSHLISSGIKFNEQELHKLSEGYKHIEPLKDRLNEDDLLAVKYVL, encoded by the coding sequence atggaaaAGCTATTGCAGTGGTCTATTGCGAACTCCCAAGGCGATAAAGAAGCTATGGCCAGGGCCGGCCAACCTGATCCCAAGTTGTTACAGCAGCTATTTGGCGGTGGCGGCCCTGATGATCCTACCCTAATGAAGGAATCCATGGCCGTTATCACGAACCCGGAGGTTGACTTGGAAACCAAACTGGTCGCATTTGACAATTTTGAAATGCTAATTGAGAACTTAGACAATGctaataatattgaaaatttaaagTTGTGGGAGCCATTGTTAGATATTCTTGTTGAAACtaaggaagaagaattgcGTGCTGCTGCTTTATCTGTTATAGGTACAGCGGTGCAAAACAACTTGAATTCACAGAATAACTTCATGAAATATGACAACGGTCTGCGAAGCCTTATTGAAATAGCTAGCGAAAAGACAAAGCCATTTGACGTAAGAACAAAAGCGTTTTATGCGTTATCCAATCTAATAAGAAACCATAAAAATATCTCAGAAGAGTTCTTCAAATTAAGTGGGCTAGATTGCATTGCACCTGTATTAAACGACCCCACTATCACACCCAAACTGAAAATGAGAGCTGTTGCATTATTAACCGCGTTTCTGTCATCTGTTGATATTGACGAAAATCTAATCAATGTGCTACGAAAGGACGGAGTGGTTGAGAGTACAATTGAATGCTTGTCTGACGAGAGCAACTTGAACATCATAGATAGAGTTCTGTCTTTTCTCTCTCACCTGATTTCCTCTGGAATAAAATTTAATGAGCAAGAACTGCACAAATTAAGTGAAGGTTATAAACATATCGAACCTTTAAAGGACAGACTTAACGAAGATGATTTATTAGCCGTAAAGTATGTATTATGA